A single region of the Mycobacterium avium subsp. avium genome encodes:
- a CDS encoding PPOX class F420-dependent oxidoreductase, whose translation MTPTFADLAKAQYILLTTFTKDGKPKPTPIWAAADKDRLLVITQEKSWKVKRIRHTPRVTLATCTMNGRPTSEAVEGTAAILDKSQTAAVYDAIGKRYGVVGKVFNFFSKLRGGMANNVGLELKVA comes from the coding sequence GTGACCCCCACCTTCGCCGACCTCGCCAAGGCGCAATACATCCTGTTGACCACGTTCACCAAGGACGGCAAGCCCAAGCCGACCCCGATCTGGGCGGCCGCGGACAAAGACCGACTGCTGGTCATCACCCAGGAAAAATCGTGGAAGGTCAAGCGGATTCGCCACACCCCGCGAGTCACGCTGGCCACCTGCACCATGAACGGCCGCCCCACCAGTGAGGCCGTCGAGGGTACCGCCGCCATCCTCGACAAGTCGCAGACCGCAGCGGTCTACGACGCGATCGGCAAGCGCTACGGCGTGGTCGGCAAGGTGTTCAACTTCTTCAGCAAGCTGCGCGGCGGCATGGCCAACAACGTCGGCCTCGAATTGAAAGTGGCGTAG
- a CDS encoding dienelactone hydrolase family protein — translation MTTIQIDTPDGPIDALLSTPAGQGPWPGVVVIHDAFGYGRDKQSINDRIARAGYLALTPNMYARGGLVRCITRVMKELAAQRGRALDDILAARDHLQAMPECTGRVGIAGFCMGGRFALVMSPKGFGASAPFYGTPLPGNLDEVLEGACPVVASFGGRDLTGKGAAEKLRKVTADKNITADIKVYPEAGHSFANELPAQPLLRIAGFGYNEEATEDAWRRVFSFFGEHLAATP, via the coding sequence ATGACCACGATTCAGATCGATACCCCCGACGGACCGATCGATGCGCTGCTGAGCACTCCGGCCGGACAGGGCCCTTGGCCGGGTGTAGTGGTGATCCACGACGCGTTCGGCTACGGCCGGGACAAGCAGTCGATCAACGACCGCATCGCCCGGGCCGGCTACCTGGCGCTCACCCCGAACATGTACGCGCGCGGCGGCCTCGTCCGCTGCATCACGCGGGTCATGAAGGAGCTGGCGGCCCAGCGGGGTCGCGCGCTCGACGACATCCTGGCCGCCCGCGACCACCTGCAGGCCATGCCGGAATGCACGGGCCGCGTCGGGATCGCGGGGTTCTGCATGGGCGGGCGTTTCGCTCTTGTCATGTCGCCCAAGGGTTTCGGCGCGTCCGCGCCGTTCTACGGCACTCCCCTGCCCGGCAACCTGGACGAGGTGCTCGAGGGCGCATGCCCGGTGGTAGCGAGTTTCGGCGGCCGCGATCTCACCGGCAAGGGCGCGGCGGAAAAGCTGCGAAAAGTGACCGCGGACAAGAACATCACCGCCGATATCAAGGTCTATCCGGAGGCCGGGCACAGCTTCGCCAACGAGCTGCCGGCCCAGCCGCTGCTGCGGATCGCCGGTTTCGGCTACAACGAGGAGGCCACCGAGGACGCCTGGCGCCGCGTTTTCTCCTTCTTCGGCGAGCATCTGGCCGCCACACCGTAG
- the rbpA gene encoding RNA polymerase-binding protein RbpA has product MADRVLRGSRLGAVSYETDRNHDLAPRQIARYRTENGEEFEVPFADDAEIPGTWLCRNGMEGTLIEGDLPEPKKVKPPRTHWDMLLERRSIEELEELLKERLEIIKSRRRG; this is encoded by the coding sequence ATGGCTGATCGCGTCCTGAGGGGCAGCCGGCTCGGAGCCGTGAGCTACGAGACCGACCGCAACCACGACCTGGCCCCGCGTCAGATCGCGCGGTACCGCACCGAGAACGGCGAAGAGTTCGAGGTCCCGTTCGCCGACGACGCCGAGATCCCCGGCACCTGGCTGTGCCGCAACGGCATGGAAGGCACCCTGATCGAGGGCGACCTGCCCGAGCCGAAGAAGGTGAAGCCGCCGCGGACGCACTGGGACATGCTGCTGGAGCGCCGCTCGATCGAGGAGCTCGAAGAGTTGCTCAAGGAGCGCCTCGAGATCATCAAGAGCCGCCGCCGCGGCTGA
- a CDS encoding FxsA family protein, with translation MVARLLLLYAVVELAVTFALVSTIGWGWTLLVLLATFLLGWGVVAPMAGSQLLRRIGQLRSGLTEPRAAAGDGALLSLATALVLIPGLLSTALGLMLFIPPIRGAAAPRLTALTLRTLQRHAPPYPTAFRAATDPRGPYEHRDYIDGEVIDVHDVPAPARNQPFDGRRATG, from the coding sequence ATGGTGGCCCGGCTGTTGCTCCTCTACGCCGTCGTCGAACTCGCGGTGACCTTCGCGTTGGTGTCGACGATCGGCTGGGGCTGGACCCTGCTGGTGCTGCTGGCGACCTTCCTGCTCGGCTGGGGCGTGGTGGCGCCGATGGCTGGATCCCAGCTGCTGCGCCGGATCGGGCAATTGCGCTCGGGGTTGACCGAGCCCCGGGCCGCGGCCGGAGACGGCGCGCTGCTCAGCCTGGCCACGGCGTTGGTTCTCATCCCCGGACTGCTGAGCACCGCGCTGGGCCTGATGCTGTTCATCCCGCCGATACGCGGCGCCGCCGCGCCGCGGTTGACCGCGCTGACGCTGCGCACCCTGCAGCGGCACGCCCCGCCCTACCCGACCGCATTCCGCGCCGCCACCGATCCGCGCGGCCCGTACGAGCACCGCGACTACATCGACGGCGAGGTCATCGACGTCCACGACGTGCCGGCACCGGCGCGCAACCAACCGTTCGACGGCCGCCGAGCCACCGGATGA
- a CDS encoding amidohydrolase codes for MAVRGGVITWLGGDDVGRSLFPDADVEDLDGGFVTPGFVDSHIHLTATGLTLCGLDLRPARSRAHCLQLIADHAAAHPGRPVWGHGWDETSWPERTPPGTADLDAVVGDRPAYLTRVDAHSALASTGLRRRVAQLPSASGFSPDRPLVADAHHLVRAAARNLLTAEQLAEARAAALHAAAAAGIVAVHECAGPQIGGMDDWLQLRALDHGVEVIGYWGEPVSTATDARALIEATCARGLAGDLFIDGALGSRTAWLREPYADAPDRTGTCYLDPEAVEAHLLACTEAEITAGFHVIGDAAVAAAVDAFEKVAARLGPVAVARCGHRLEHVEMIDAEQAAKLGRWGVIASVQPNFDALWGGADGMYAQRLGAERGSQLNPFALLASQGVPLALGSDAPVTGLDPWTSVRAAAHHRTPGSAISVRAAFAAATRGGWRAAGVRDGMTGTLVPGAPASYAVWAAGDLEVSAPRDTVARWSTDPRSRVPALPRLGPTDALPRCRRTVHRGAVIHG; via the coding sequence ATGGCCGTCCGCGGCGGTGTCATCACCTGGCTGGGCGGCGATGACGTCGGCCGCAGCCTGTTCCCGGATGCCGACGTCGAGGACCTCGACGGCGGTTTCGTCACGCCCGGCTTCGTGGACAGTCACATCCATCTGACCGCCACCGGCCTGACCCTGTGCGGGCTGGACCTGCGCCCGGCCCGCTCCCGCGCCCACTGCCTGCAACTAATCGCCGACCACGCCGCCGCCCACCCCGGCCGGCCGGTCTGGGGACACGGCTGGGACGAAACGTCGTGGCCGGAGCGCACCCCGCCCGGCACCGCCGACCTGGACGCCGTGGTCGGCGACCGGCCGGCCTACCTGACCCGGGTGGACGCGCACTCCGCGCTGGCCTCCACCGGGCTGCGACGGCGGGTCGCCCAACTCCCGTCGGCCAGCGGTTTCAGCCCGGACCGGCCGCTGGTCGCCGACGCCCACCATCTGGTCCGGGCGGCCGCGCGGAACCTGCTGACCGCCGAGCAACTCGCCGAAGCCCGCGCCGCGGCGCTGCATGCCGCCGCGGCGGCCGGCATCGTGGCGGTGCACGAATGCGCCGGACCCCAGATCGGCGGCATGGACGACTGGCTGCAATTGCGGGCCCTCGACCACGGTGTGGAGGTGATCGGCTACTGGGGTGAGCCGGTGAGCACCGCCACCGACGCGCGGGCGCTGATCGAGGCCACCTGTGCCCGGGGGCTGGCCGGCGACCTGTTCATCGACGGGGCGCTCGGGTCCCGCACCGCCTGGCTGCGCGAGCCGTACGCCGACGCGCCCGACCGCACCGGGACCTGCTACCTGGACCCCGAGGCCGTCGAGGCGCATCTGCTTGCCTGCACCGAGGCGGAGATCACCGCCGGGTTCCACGTCATCGGCGACGCGGCCGTCGCCGCGGCGGTGGACGCCTTCGAGAAGGTCGCCGCCCGGCTCGGCCCGGTCGCCGTCGCCCGCTGCGGGCATCGCCTCGAACACGTCGAGATGATCGACGCCGAGCAGGCCGCCAAGCTGGGCCGATGGGGTGTCATCGCCAGCGTGCAACCAAATTTCGACGCGCTCTGGGGCGGCGCCGACGGCATGTACGCGCAGCGGCTCGGGGCCGAGCGAGGCAGTCAGCTCAATCCGTTTGCGCTGTTAGCATCCCAAGGCGTGCCCCTCGCGCTAGGTTCCGACGCCCCCGTCACCGGGCTTGACCCCTGGACGAGCGTGCGCGCCGCGGCCCACCATCGCACCCCGGGCAGCGCGATCTCGGTGCGCGCCGCGTTTGCTGCGGCCACCCGCGGCGGCTGGCGGGCGGCCGGCGTCCGCGACGGGATGACCGGCACCCTGGTGCCCGGCGCGCCCGCCTCCTACGCCGTCTGGGCCGCCGGCGACCTGGAGGTGAGCGCCCCGCGCGACACGGTCGCGCGCTGGTCGACCGATCCGCGGTCCCGGGTGCCCGCGCTGCCGCGATTGGGCCCGACCGACGCCCTGCCGCGGTGCCGGCGAACGGTGCATCGGGGCGCTGTCATCCATGGCTGA